Proteins from a single region of Pseudomonas sp. 10S4:
- a CDS encoding Yip1 family protein yields the protein MSAPIIKLFTQPNFAWTDIRHEEEEHPRHYLAHLVLLALIPAVCLFIGTTYVGWSLAQHETVKLSPASALQLCGLLYLTILAGVALMGLFIRWMSRTFDARPTVNQCIGFVAYTATPFFIAGFAGLYPSLWLGVIVLAAACAYATFLLFVGLPTFMHERKEQGLLYAASVWGVGLLVLVTILVEMVLLWSVVLAPEYLRATVG from the coding sequence ATGTCCGCACCTATTATCAAGCTGTTTACCCAACCCAACTTCGCCTGGACGGATATTCGTCACGAGGAGGAAGAGCATCCACGCCACTACCTCGCACATTTGGTGCTGCTCGCACTGATCCCTGCTGTGTGCCTGTTTATCGGGACCACCTATGTCGGCTGGAGCCTGGCCCAGCACGAAACAGTGAAACTCAGCCCTGCCAGCGCGCTGCAACTCTGCGGGTTGTTGTACCTGACCATCCTGGCCGGCGTGGCGCTGATGGGATTGTTTATCCGCTGGATGTCACGCACCTTCGACGCCCGGCCCACGGTCAATCAATGCATAGGCTTTGTTGCCTACACCGCGACGCCGTTTTTTATCGCGGGTTTCGCCGGGCTGTACCCCAGCCTTTGGTTGGGGGTCATAGTGCTGGCGGCCGCTTGCGCCTACGCGACGTTCCTGTTGTTCGTTGGCCTGCCGACCTTTATGCACGAGCGCAAGGAACAGGGCCTGTTGTACGCAGCCAGTGTCTGGGGCGTCGGCCTGCTGGTATTAGTGACCATTCTGGTCGAGATGGTATTGCTGTGGTCGGTCGTGTTAGCGCCTGAATACCTGCGCGCGACCGTCGGTTGA
- a CDS encoding cation:proton antiporter, with product MSFIVWLAVLGAVLLTLALTSSYLRWMPVTTSAVCLVLGIAIGPAGLDLLKLDIKDAANWMEHLTEVAVLFSLFVCGLKLRLPLRDRKWRVAFGLAGPVMVLTIAGVCLLLHYGLGLAWGPSMLIGAILAPTDPVLASLVQVNDAKDYDSVRFGLSGEAGLNDGVAFPFVILGLLVLQQSGDSNTWLTDWALKSLLWAVPAGLLIGYWMGHGIGRATLSMRIRNADSTFSPNDYLTLALIALAYVAAESIHGYGFLSVFAAGLGLRQAEVKSTGDTQTPAEQLVQPVVGHQNVEPEAAVHGDLENLEDSQVAAGIMMGDMLAFGSLVERAMEVFLVTLLGVVLVPHWDWRALVIAAVLFCVIRPLSVWLMPWGRLLDGRQRSLIGWFGIRGIGSFYYLFYALNHDLTPSVATLCTDLTLSVVALSILIHGISTQPMLARYEQRNHQDS from the coding sequence ATGAGTTTCATTGTGTGGTTGGCAGTGTTGGGCGCGGTGCTGCTGACGCTGGCGCTGACCTCGTCGTACCTGCGCTGGATGCCGGTGACCACCTCGGCAGTGTGCCTGGTGCTGGGGATCGCCATCGGCCCGGCGGGCCTGGATTTGCTCAAGCTCGACATCAAGGACGCCGCAAACTGGATGGAGCACCTGACGGAAGTCGCGGTGCTCTTTTCGCTGTTTGTCTGCGGACTCAAGTTGCGTCTGCCGCTCAGGGATCGCAAATGGCGCGTCGCATTCGGGCTGGCGGGGCCGGTGATGGTGCTGACCATCGCCGGTGTTTGCCTGTTGCTGCATTACGGCTTGGGCCTGGCGTGGGGCCCGTCGATGCTGATCGGCGCGATTCTGGCACCGACCGACCCGGTATTGGCGTCGCTGGTGCAGGTTAACGATGCCAAGGATTACGACTCGGTGCGTTTCGGGCTTTCGGGTGAGGCCGGCCTGAACGACGGCGTCGCGTTTCCTTTCGTCATCCTCGGCTTGTTAGTGTTGCAACAGTCCGGTGACTCCAACACCTGGCTCACTGACTGGGCCCTGAAAAGCCTGTTGTGGGCGGTGCCTGCCGGGTTGCTGATCGGTTACTGGATGGGCCACGGCATCGGTCGGGCGACCTTGTCGATGCGCATCCGCAATGCCGACAGCACCTTTTCCCCCAATGATTACTTGACCCTGGCGCTGATCGCGCTGGCCTATGTGGCGGCCGAGTCGATTCACGGCTACGGTTTTCTATCCGTGTTCGCCGCAGGTTTGGGATTGCGCCAGGCCGAGGTCAAGTCTACCGGCGACACCCAGACCCCGGCCGAGCAACTGGTGCAACCGGTGGTCGGTCATCAGAACGTCGAGCCCGAGGCCGCCGTGCATGGCGATCTAGAAAACCTGGAAGACTCTCAGGTCGCGGCCGGCATCATGATGGGCGACATGCTGGCCTTTGGCAGTCTGGTGGAACGGGCCATGGAAGTGTTTCTGGTGACCTTGCTCGGGGTGGTACTCGTGCCGCACTGGGACTGGCGTGCCCTGGTGATTGCGGCGGTCCTGTTTTGCGTGATTCGCCCACTGAGTGTGTGGCTGATGCCCTGGGGGCGATTGCTCGACGGGCGGCAACGCTCATTGATCGGCTGGTTCGGGATTCGCGGCATTGGCAGTTTTTATTACCTGTTCTATGCCTTGAACCACGACCTGACCCCATCGGTGGCAACCCTGTGCACCGACCTGACGCTGTCAGTGGTGGCGTTGAGCATTTTGATTCACGGTATCAGTACTCAGCCGATGCTGGCCCGCTATGAACAGAGAAACCATCAGGATTCCTGA
- a CDS encoding hybrid sensor histidine kinase/response regulator: MSDDRTKANAIEDSRLRMLIDAVVDYAIYMIDPDGIITSWNSGARRFKGYEEAEILGQHFSRFYTEEDRLAGKPQRALDTAIAEGRFEGEGWRVRKDGTRFWSHVVIDPILDPSGTLLGFAKITRDLTDRKMAEETLKQSEQQFRLLVQSVTDYAIYMLDPHGRLTNWNLGAQRIKGYRPEEVIGQHFSMFYTPEDREAGEPQRALETAQREGKFENKAWRVRKDGTQFLAHVVVDPIWGETGTLLGFAKITRDITEVTKAQQALEQTREALFQAQKMQAIGQLSGGIAHDFNNLLTVILGNLEIVRKRMGDDPKIVRLLDNATQGAMRGVSLTQRMLAFARRQELKTESVEIPALVQGITGLLRSSLGPSVKIETNFAPDLEPAEADVNQLELAVLNLATNARDAMPNGGKIVISARIEEVSDPARSSLPVGRYVCLSVTDTGEGMDPDTLASAADPFFTTKGVGKGTGLGLSMVHGFIEQLGGRFILKSQKDQGTCAELWLPVATAGAVPRLTPVVQAMLPVPGLSVLVVDDDSLVLTSTSLLLEDLGHRVISAASGAQALEAFDSGQAIDLVITDMAMPRMNGAQLAHAIRLLKPDLPIILATGYAERLEGFLLELPRLSKPFTQLNLVEIISQAMK, encoded by the coding sequence ATGAGTGATGATCGAACCAAAGCAAATGCTATCGAGGACAGCCGATTGCGGATGCTGATCGATGCGGTGGTGGACTATGCGATCTACATGATCGACCCCGATGGCATTATCACCAGTTGGAATTCCGGCGCCCGACGTTTCAAAGGGTATGAGGAAGCAGAAATACTTGGCCAGCATTTCTCGCGTTTCTATACCGAAGAGGATCGTCTTGCCGGCAAGCCCCAGCGAGCGCTGGATACGGCCATTGCCGAAGGTCGTTTCGAGGGTGAAGGCTGGCGGGTTCGCAAGGATGGCACGCGCTTCTGGTCCCACGTGGTGATTGACCCGATTCTCGACCCGTCAGGCACGTTGCTGGGTTTTGCCAAGATCACCCGGGACCTGACCGACCGCAAAATGGCCGAAGAAACCCTCAAGCAAAGCGAGCAGCAATTTCGCTTGCTGGTCCAAAGCGTCACCGACTACGCCATCTATATGCTCGACCCGCACGGGCGCTTGACCAACTGGAACCTCGGTGCCCAGCGCATCAAGGGTTACCGGCCCGAAGAAGTCATTGGCCAGCATTTTTCGATGTTCTACACCCCTGAGGACCGTGAAGCCGGTGAGCCGCAACGGGCACTGGAAACTGCGCAGCGTGAAGGAAAATTCGAAAACAAGGCCTGGCGTGTGCGTAAGGACGGTACGCAGTTCCTGGCTCACGTCGTAGTTGATCCGATCTGGGGTGAGACGGGCACGTTGCTCGGTTTCGCCAAGATCACTCGTGATATCACCGAAGTGACGAAGGCCCAACAGGCCCTTGAGCAAACCCGTGAAGCGTTGTTCCAGGCGCAGAAGATGCAGGCCATCGGCCAACTCAGCGGCGGGATTGCCCACGACTTCAATAACCTGTTGACGGTGATTCTCGGAAACCTGGAAATCGTCCGTAAACGTATGGGGGACGATCCGAAAATCGTTCGTTTGCTGGACAACGCCACCCAAGGCGCCATGCGCGGCGTTTCCCTGACCCAGCGCATGCTGGCCTTTGCCCGGCGTCAGGAACTCAAGACCGAATCCGTCGAGATCCCTGCCCTGGTGCAAGGGATCACCGGGCTGTTGCGCAGCTCCCTGGGGCCCTCGGTGAAAATCGAAACCAACTTTGCGCCAGACCTCGAACCCGCCGAGGCCGACGTGAATCAACTTGAGTTGGCAGTGTTGAACCTGGCGACCAATGCCCGTGACGCCATGCCCAATGGCGGGAAGATTGTCATCAGCGCCAGGATTGAGGAGGTCAGCGATCCTGCCCGTTCCTCTTTACCGGTTGGCCGATATGTTTGCCTGAGCGTTACCGACACGGGGGAGGGCATGGACCCGGACACGCTGGCATCAGCCGCCGATCCGTTTTTCACCACAAAAGGTGTCGGCAAGGGTACAGGCCTGGGGTTGTCGATGGTTCACGGCTTTATTGAGCAATTGGGTGGGCGATTCATCCTCAAGAGCCAGAAGGACCAGGGCACCTGCGCTGAACTCTGGTTACCTGTCGCCACGGCCGGCGCGGTGCCCAGGTTGACGCCTGTAGTGCAAGCCATGCTTCCGGTGCCCGGACTGAGCGTGCTAGTGGTGGATGACGATAGCCTGGTGCTGACCAGCACCAGCCTGCTGCTTGAAGACCTGGGCCACCGGGTGATCAGCGCGGCATCCGGCGCTCAGGCGCTGGAAGCATTCGACAGCGGTCAAGCGATTGATCTGGTCATCACCGACATGGCCATGCCGCGAATGAACGGTGCGCAACTGGCGCACGCAATTCGTCTGCTCAAGCCAGACTTGCCGATCATCCTCGCCACCGGTTATGCCGAGCGCCTGGAAGGCTTTTTGCTGGAACTTCCGCGTCTTTCCAAGCCGTTTACCCAACTCAATCTGGTGGAAATCATCAGCCAGGCGATGAAATAA
- a CDS encoding type 1 glutamine amidotransferase domain-containing protein — protein MILILLPNCDYDPTESSVPWEAMRQAGVEVRFATPEGLPAYADSRLVDIGFGLLNPFLMTRKPDLASYARMIEDEAFNQPLAYADVDPSQFAGLLIPGGHAQGMRSLLESGQARRIALHFFKTAKPVAAVCHGVLLLARTLDPATGRPVLDGHKVTALVAGTMELPAWLMTALWLGRYYRTYRQTVEAEVSAALNKPKDFLRGPLLAKRDSADKPQHGFVVRDGQLLTARWPGDCHRFAAEWLQLIGTRT, from the coding sequence ATGATTCTGATTCTGTTGCCCAATTGCGATTACGATCCGACTGAAAGCAGTGTGCCCTGGGAGGCCATGCGCCAGGCGGGCGTCGAAGTGCGTTTTGCAACGCCCGAGGGGTTGCCTGCTTACGCCGACTCGCGTTTGGTGGACATCGGATTCGGCCTGTTGAACCCGTTCCTGATGACGCGCAAACCCGACCTTGCCAGCTACGCCCGAATGATTGAGGACGAGGCCTTCAATCAGCCATTGGCCTACGCCGATGTCGACCCGAGCCAGTTTGCAGGGCTGTTGATTCCCGGCGGTCATGCCCAAGGCATGCGCAGCCTGCTGGAGTCCGGGCAGGCCCGGCGTATTGCCCTGCACTTTTTCAAGACCGCGAAACCGGTGGCCGCTGTGTGTCATGGTGTGCTGTTGCTGGCCCGCACGCTTGATCCTGCTACCGGCCGCCCGGTGCTGGATGGGCACAAAGTCACGGCGCTGGTGGCCGGCACCATGGAGCTGCCGGCCTGGCTGATGACCGCACTGTGGCTGGGACGTTATTACCGGACTTACCGGCAGACCGTCGAAGCCGAGGTGTCGGCGGCCCTGAATAAACCCAAGGATTTCCTGCGAGGGCCACTGCTGGCCAAACGTGATTCGGCGGACAAGCCACAACACGGCTTTGTGGTCCGCGACGGTCAGTTGCTCACCGCTCGCTGGCCGGGGGACTGTCATCGCTTTGCCGCCGAATGGCTGCAGCTTATCGGTACACGTACTTGA
- a CDS encoding ATP-dependent DNA helicase: MSYSIAVRALCEFTAKVGDLDLRFTPSPTALEGIVGHRTVASRRNDAYQSEVALEGSYQTLKVKGRADGYDLGQNCLEEVKTYRGDLSKQPANHRQLHWAQAKIYGWLMCQKLQLAQINLALVYFDIVSEKETCLVEAFSAAGLEAFFEHHCRLFLYWAEQEMAHREARNLAAQGLAFPHAGFRPGQRHLAESVFKAVSTGRCLMAQAPTGIGKTVGTLFPMLKALAPQQLDKVFFLTAKTPGRKLALDAAQVILDSADAPPLRILEMIARDKACEHPDKACHGESCPLAQGFYDRLPAARQAASQLSLLNQSALREVALEHNVCPYYLSQEMARWADVVVADYNYYFDFSALLFGLSQANNWRVAVLVDEAHNLVERGRQMYSASLDQSTLNAVRKTAPEALKKSLQRVNREWNALHDLKLGAYQAYDKAPEKLLQALSSCSASIGDYLNDHPQGLDSALQNFYFDMLQFGRVAELFDEQFLFDISKRDLERKRNLSQLCLRNVVPAGFIRPRLTAARSTVLFSATLSPRHYYADLLGTPPNTVWIDVESPFHADQLQVSIVSQISTRFVHRQASLGPIVELIARQFTQRPGNYLAFFSSFDYLQQVAQLLAERHPHITLWSQSRGMAESQRQDFLDQFTTHSQGVGFAVLGGAFGEGIDLPGARLIGAFIATLGLAQLNPVNEQMKHRMAAIFGAGYDYTYLYPGVQKVVQAAGRVIRTQQDQGVVMLIDDRFGDSKVKQLLPRWWSVGVGQGVAG, from the coding sequence TTGAGCTACAGCATCGCGGTGCGGGCGCTGTGTGAGTTCACCGCCAAGGTCGGTGATCTCGACTTGCGTTTCACGCCGTCACCGACCGCGCTGGAAGGCATCGTCGGCCATCGCACGGTCGCGTCCCGGCGCAACGACGCTTACCAGAGCGAAGTGGCGCTGGAAGGTTCGTATCAAACGTTGAAGGTAAAGGGCAGGGCGGACGGCTACGACCTGGGGCAAAACTGCCTGGAAGAAGTCAAAACCTATCGCGGCGACCTGAGCAAGCAACCGGCCAATCATCGGCAGTTGCATTGGGCTCAGGCCAAGATCTACGGCTGGCTGATGTGCCAGAAGCTGCAACTGGCGCAGATCAACCTGGCGCTGGTGTACTTCGACATCGTCAGCGAAAAGGAAACCTGTCTGGTCGAGGCCTTCAGTGCTGCCGGACTGGAGGCGTTCTTTGAGCATCATTGTCGGTTGTTCCTGTACTGGGCCGAGCAGGAAATGGCCCATCGCGAAGCCCGTAATCTAGCGGCGCAGGGTTTGGCTTTTCCCCATGCCGGGTTTCGTCCGGGGCAACGGCATCTGGCCGAGTCGGTGTTCAAAGCCGTCAGCACCGGCCGTTGCCTGATGGCACAGGCACCTACCGGAATCGGCAAGACCGTCGGCACATTGTTCCCGATGCTCAAGGCTCTGGCGCCGCAGCAACTGGACAAGGTGTTCTTCCTCACGGCGAAAACCCCGGGGCGCAAACTGGCGCTGGACGCGGCACAGGTGATCCTCGACAGCGCCGACGCGCCACCATTGCGCATTCTGGAGATGATCGCCCGGGACAAGGCTTGCGAACACCCGGACAAGGCCTGCCACGGCGAATCCTGTCCGTTGGCCCAGGGCTTCTACGACCGATTGCCCGCCGCGCGTCAGGCCGCCAGTCAGTTGAGCCTGTTGAACCAGAGCGCCTTGCGTGAAGTCGCACTGGAACACAATGTTTGTCCTTATTACCTCAGTCAGGAAATGGCCCGCTGGGCGGACGTGGTGGTCGCCGACTACAACTACTACTTCGACTTCAGCGCCTTGTTGTTTGGCTTGTCCCAGGCCAACAACTGGCGGGTCGCGGTGCTGGTGGACGAGGCCCACAACCTGGTGGAGCGTGGCCGGCAGATGTACAGCGCCAGCCTCGATCAGTCGACCCTGAACGCGGTGCGCAAAACCGCCCCTGAAGCGCTGAAGAAATCCCTGCAACGGGTCAATCGCGAATGGAACGCCCTGCATGACCTGAAACTCGGCGCTTATCAGGCCTACGACAAGGCGCCGGAAAAACTGCTCCAGGCCTTGTCTTCGTGCAGCGCGAGCATCGGCGACTACCTGAACGATCACCCTCAAGGGCTCGACAGCGCGTTACAGAATTTCTACTTCGACATGCTGCAGTTTGGCCGGGTGGCGGAGCTGTTCGATGAGCAGTTCCTGTTCGACATCAGCAAGCGTGACCTTGAACGCAAACGCAATCTGTCGCAGCTGTGCCTGCGCAACGTGGTGCCCGCAGGGTTCATTCGCCCGCGCCTGACGGCGGCGCGCAGTACCGTGCTGTTTTCCGCGACCCTCAGCCCTCGGCATTATTACGCTGACCTGCTGGGAACACCGCCGAACACTGTCTGGATCGACGTTGAGTCGCCGTTTCACGCGGACCAGTTGCAGGTCAGCATCGTCAGCCAGATCTCGACCCGTTTCGTCCACCGTCAGGCGTCGCTCGGGCCGATTGTCGAGCTGATCGCCCGGCAGTTCACCCAGCGTCCCGGCAACTACCTGGCGTTTTTCAGCAGTTTCGATTACTTGCAGCAAGTGGCGCAGTTGTTGGCCGAGCGGCATCCGCACATCACCTTGTGGTCGCAGTCCCGGGGCATGGCGGAAAGTCAGCGCCAGGACTTCCTCGACCAATTCACCACGCACAGCCAGGGTGTCGGTTTTGCGGTGCTGGGCGGGGCGTTCGGTGAAGGCATCGACTTGCCCGGCGCCCGGTTGATCGGCGCTTTCATCGCCACGTTAGGGTTGGCGCAACTGAACCCGGTCAATGAGCAGATGAAGCACCGAATGGCAGCGATTTTTGGTGCTGGCTACGACTACACCTATCTGTATCCGGGTGTGCAGAAAGTCGTGCAGGCCGCCGGGCGGGTGATCCGCACCCAGCAGGATCAGGGCGTGGTGATGCTGATCGATGATCGGTTTGGCGACAGCAAGGTCAAGCAATTGCTGCCGCGTTGGTGGTCGGTCGGCGTCGGCCAAGGCGTAGCGGGGTAG
- a CDS encoding YgdI/YgdR family lipoprotein encodes MNIKTLGLPLAVAAFLALAGCATPTVVTLQNGTQYLTKDMPKTKTKDGFYEFEDISGAKVKVNANDVATVRKPD; translated from the coding sequence ATGAACATCAAGACCCTGGGCCTGCCCCTGGCAGTCGCTGCTTTCCTGGCCCTGGCCGGTTGCGCGACGCCAACAGTGGTGACCCTGCAGAACGGCACCCAGTATTTGACCAAGGACATGCCGAAAACCAAGACCAAGGACGGCTTCTATGAATTCGAAGATATTTCCGGGGCGAAAGTGAAGGTCAATGCCAATGATGTAGCGACGGTTCGTAAACCAGACTGA
- a CDS encoding polyurethanase: MGVYDYKNFGTADSKVLFSDAMAITLYSYHNLDNGFAAGYQHNGFGLGLPATLVTALIGGTDSQGVIPGVPWNPDSEKLALAAVQKAGWTPITASQLGYDGKTDARGTFYGEKAGFTSAQVEILGKYDAQGHLTEMGIAFRGTSGPREIQISDSIGDIINDLLAALGPKDYAKNYVGEAFGKLLGNVAAFASANGLSGKDVLFSGHSLGGLAVNSAADLSTDKWGGFFKDSNYIAYASPTQSSTDKVLNVGYENDPVFRALDGSTFNLASVGVHDAPKDSATDNIVSFNDHYASTAWNVLPFSILNVPTWISHLPTAYGDGMNRVIESKFYDLTSKDSTIIVANLSDPARANTWVQDLNRNAETHKGSTFIIGSDGDDLIQGGKGNDYLEGRDGNDTFRDGGGYNILLGGKGNNVLDLQQSVKSFDFANDGAGNLYVRDANGGISITRDIGSIITKEPGFLWGVFKDDVTHSVTADGLKVGNNLTQYASTVKGGAGADTLTAHAGGDWLFGLDGNDHLIGGKGNDVFVGGAGNDLMESGGGINTFLFSGAFGQDKVVGYQASDKLVFMGVAGVAPNDDFRAHATAVGHDTVLTFGGDSVTLVGVGLESLSGSGIVIA; the protein is encoded by the coding sequence ATGGGTGTGTATGACTACAAGAACTTCGGCACAGCCGATTCCAAGGTGTTGTTCAGCGACGCCATGGCCATCACGCTGTATTCCTATCACAACCTCGATAACGGCTTTGCCGCCGGTTATCAGCACAACGGCTTCGGCCTCGGTTTGCCGGCGACGCTGGTCACCGCGCTGATCGGTGGCACTGACTCCCAGGGCGTCATCCCGGGCGTTCCATGGAACCCCGATTCGGAAAAACTCGCTCTGGCTGCCGTGCAAAAGGCCGGTTGGACGCCGATCACCGCCTCGCAATTGGGCTATGACGGCAAGACCGATGCACGGGGAACCTTCTATGGCGAGAAGGCCGGGTTCACCAGCGCTCAGGTCGAGATCCTCGGCAAGTACGACGCCCAGGGTCATCTCACCGAAATGGGCATTGCCTTTCGCGGCACCAGCGGCCCGCGGGAAATCCAGATCAGCGACTCCATTGGCGACATCATCAACGACCTGCTGGCCGCGCTGGGTCCCAAGGATTACGCGAAGAATTACGTCGGTGAAGCCTTTGGCAAACTGCTCGGCAACGTTGCCGCGTTTGCCAGTGCCAATGGGCTGTCGGGCAAGGACGTGCTGTTCAGCGGCCACAGCCTGGGCGGGTTGGCGGTCAACAGCGCGGCGGACCTGAGCACTGACAAGTGGGGCGGTTTCTTCAAGGACTCGAACTACATCGCCTACGCTTCGCCGACCCAAAGCAGCACCGATAAAGTGCTTAACGTTGGCTACGAAAACGACCCGGTGTTCCGCGCGCTCGACGGCTCGACGTTCAACCTGGCGTCTGTCGGCGTGCACGATGCTCCCAAGGATTCGGCGACGGACAACATCGTCAGCTTCAACGATCACTACGCCTCGACGGCGTGGAACGTGCTGCCGTTTTCCATCCTCAACGTCCCGACCTGGATTTCGCACTTGCCGACCGCTTATGGCGATGGCATGAACCGGGTGATCGAGTCGAAGTTCTACGACCTGACCAGCAAAGACTCGACCATCATCGTCGCCAACCTGTCGGACCCGGCGCGGGCTAACACTTGGGTCCAGGATCTGAACCGCAACGCTGAAACCCACAAGGGCAGCACCTTCATCATCGGCAGTGACGGCGACGACCTGATCCAGGGTGGCAAGGGTAACGACTACCTTGAAGGCCGGGATGGCAACGACACCTTCCGCGATGGTGGCGGCTACAACATCCTGCTCGGCGGCAAGGGCAATAACGTGCTGGACTTGCAGCAGTCGGTGAAGAGCTTCGATTTCGCCAACGATGGCGCCGGCAACCTCTACGTGCGTGATGCCAATGGCGGCATCAGCATCACCCGCGACATCGGCAGCATCATCACCAAGGAACCGGGATTCCTGTGGGGCGTGTTCAAAGATGACGTGACCCACAGCGTCACGGCAGATGGCCTGAAGGTCGGCAACAACCTGACTCAGTACGCCTCGACGGTGAAGGGTGGGGCGGGTGCCGATACGCTGACCGCACACGCCGGCGGTGACTGGTTGTTTGGCCTGGACGGCAACGACCATTTGATCGGTGGCAAGGGCAACGACGTGTTTGTCGGCGGCGCGGGCAATGACCTGATGGAGTCGGGCGGCGGGATCAATACCTTCCTGTTCAGTGGTGCGTTTGGCCAGGACAAGGTGGTTGGTTATCAGGCCAGCGACAAACTGGTGTTCATGGGTGTTGCGGGAGTGGCGCCGAACGATGACTTCCGGGCGCATGCCACGGCGGTCGGGCATGACACGGTGCTGACGTTTGGTGGTGATTCGGTGACGTTGGTGGGGGTTGGGCTGGAGAGTTTGTCTGGCTCCGGGATTGTGATCGCCTGA
- a CDS encoding polyurethanase yields the protein MGLFDYKNAGSAAGKELYSDAIALTLYAYTPTGQPLPATGWAPIGATALGYKGKASAQGTFYGEKEGFTSAESEVLGKYDAAGKLIGLGVAFRGTGGLGYSDTFGDMKNNLLAAVGPVDYAKNYAKSAFDTLLKDVAAFAIAHGLSAKDVLFSGHSLGGLGVNSVAELSGSNWGGFFKDANYVAFASPTQSATGNNVLNIGYENDPVFRALDGTTFSSGSMGKHDGHQESATNNIVNFNDNYASTSQNLVPFSIINPLNWSAHGSLGYADGLNRVIDSRFYDLTTKDSTLIVSNLTESSRSSTWVEDLGRSGEPHTGSTFIIGTDSNDLLKGGAGNDFIEGRDGNDRFRDDGGYNILLGGKGSNTFELQKPLQNFSFANDGDGTLYVRDAYGGISLTRDIGALVSKESSGWWGMTSKEITYTVSANGLLNGSELTHYNHSLNGDAYGNTLAATVDGDWLFGNAGDDLLRSDKSHVTFVGGTGNDVMHAAGGNNTFLFSGAFGFDAINGYQGSDKLVFMGVQGAGQGYDYKQHATQSGHDTVLKVGDFAVTLVGVGLDNLSASGITFA from the coding sequence ATGGGACTGTTTGATTACAAAAATGCCGGCAGTGCGGCCGGCAAAGAGTTGTACAGCGATGCCATCGCATTGACGCTGTATGCCTACACGCCAACCGGCCAGCCGTTGCCGGCCACCGGTTGGGCGCCGATTGGCGCGACGGCACTGGGATACAAAGGCAAGGCCAGTGCTCAAGGCACCTTCTATGGCGAGAAAGAGGGTTTCACCAGCGCCGAATCTGAAGTGCTCGGCAAGTACGACGCCGCCGGCAAGCTGATCGGCCTCGGTGTGGCCTTTCGCGGCACCGGTGGCCTGGGCTACAGCGACACCTTTGGCGACATGAAAAACAATCTGCTGGCGGCTGTCGGACCGGTGGATTATGCGAAGAACTACGCCAAAAGCGCCTTCGATACCTTGCTCAAGGACGTCGCCGCGTTCGCCATTGCCCACGGCCTGAGCGCCAAGGACGTGCTGTTCAGCGGCCACAGCCTCGGCGGTCTGGGCGTCAACAGCGTCGCGGAACTGAGTGGCAGCAATTGGGGTGGTTTCTTCAAGGACGCCAACTACGTGGCCTTCGCCTCGCCGACCCAAAGCGCCACCGGCAACAACGTGCTGAACATCGGCTACGAGAATGATCCGGTGTTTCGCGCGCTGGACGGCACCACGTTCAGCAGCGGCTCAATGGGCAAGCACGACGGCCATCAGGAGTCAGCGACCAACAACATCGTCAACTTCAACGATAACTACGCGTCGACCTCACAGAACCTGGTGCCGTTCAGCATCATCAATCCGCTGAACTGGTCGGCCCATGGCTCGTTGGGGTATGCCGACGGCTTGAACCGGGTGATCGACTCGCGCTTCTACGACCTCACGACCAAGGATTCGACGCTGATCGTGTCCAACCTGACGGAGTCGTCCCGCAGCAGCACCTGGGTCGAGGACCTGGGCCGCAGCGGCGAGCCACACACCGGTAGCACGTTCATCATCGGCACCGACAGCAATGACTTGCTCAAGGGCGGCGCCGGCAATGACTTCATCGAGGGCCGGGACGGTAACGACCGATTCCGCGATGACGGTGGCTATAACATCCTGCTGGGCGGCAAGGGCAGCAACACCTTCGAGCTGCAAAAGCCGCTGCAGAACTTCAGCTTTGCCAACGATGGTGACGGCACGTTGTACGTGCGCGATGCCTACGGCGGCATTAGCCTGACCCGCGACATCGGGGCGCTGGTGAGCAAGGAGTCGAGTGGCTGGTGGGGCATGACCAGCAAGGAGATCACCTACACCGTCAGCGCCAACGGCTTGCTCAACGGCAGCGAACTGACCCACTACAACCACTCGCTCAATGGCGATGCCTACGGCAATACGCTGGCCGCCACTGTCGACGGCGACTGGTTGTTCGGTAACGCCGGCGACGACCTGCTGCGCAGCGACAAGAGTCACGTCACCTTCGTCGGTGGCACGGGCAATGACGTGATGCATGCCGCGGGCGGCAACAACACGTTCCTGTTCAGCGGCGCCTTCGGTTTTGACGCGATCAATGGCTACCAGGGCAGCGACAAACTGGTGTTCATGGGCGTCCAGGGCGCAGGGCAGGGCTACGACTACAAGCAACATGCAACCCAGTCCGGCCATGACACGGTGCTCAAGGTTGGCGATTTTGCCGTGACCCTTGTCGGGGTCGGGCTGGATAACCTGTCGGCTTCAGGCATCACCTTCGCGTAA